The genomic interval TTAACACCGAAGAACCAACAAAACTGGACTAACCTGAGCAAATCCTTGATGTCCAATGCCCCTTGCAGACTACTGCACTACCTCACCCTTCTTTAGTTACACGTATGTTCAAGCCCCAAGGATAACGTTCACTTGCTGGGACACACTGCAGCCTCCAAGTAAGCctcaaaatacctttttttttttttttttttttttttgaggtatTTTCACATGCCACAGCCAGTCAAGATCCTTACTTCCAAGTACTGAATTTGCCCCGGATGCTGCAATTGTTGGCCTCCATGAACATCCGCACTGCTTCACGCTCCTAGCCAAACTAGTCCTTACTTCCTTCCAATCTTGTCATCGTTAAAACTTAACTCTGGTGTACCACAGCCTTCAATAAGCCAAGCATACCACAATGTACTGGAAACATGTCTATGCTGCTCTTTCACTCAGTCTGCCAAAGAAACTACCTCTAAATAAAAATGTCCTTtggaaattaaatataattccTAATTATCTGCAGGCATTTAAGCTAAACTGCTGTTTCTGAGACAATGAAATTTCATGCACAATTTGGGGCCAGAATAGTGACTggcacaaagaaaacattagaCAAAACAGGCCATTCTACTCCCAGAACCAGCTCAGCTCCAGGGGCAAtacagctgctcctgctctgtaCAAGGATCAACTTAACAAGGTCTGGGGAACTTTTAATGCAAAACCCAATTAAGATGTCTCCAAACTTCAGGTTactgacacagaaaaaacagtgttCGACAGCTCAAGGCTAGCAATTTGGGCTACTAACTCAACTACCACAAACTGATGCAGTGCAGCTTTCTCAGCTCAATTTTTCCACCTCTTGTTACTTGACGTGATGGACACTTAAGTAAGCTTTCATATGCAAGTCAGaagtgtaaaaaaacccacaagcttAACGACATTAAAATTCCAAACATCTCAAAATTTGGGTCAAAGGATGCTAAAGGTATCAGACTCCCACCTACTGGTGCACAACATTTCTCTAACTGTTTTAAGTACACTTTGGACTTCTTACTCCTATAGCATACAGCAGTAATGTCCCGTGCCATGTCTTCCAAAGGAAATACGAATGTCAGACATGAACTCCAACCAGTGGAATGGGTTAGCAGAAGCCAGATAACACAGACTGAATTCCACTGATCTGCAGAAGTCTTTTGTGTACCACTAACCCAACTTCTTCAGGCTTTATATTTGCACCTGATTTAGGCCCATTCAAGAAGGCTGCCCAGATCAACACCAATGAAATCCTAACGGTATCAAAAAATTGCTGCAGTTTTGCATACTAGGAGCACGTTACCCACACTAAGCTTATTACTAGTACTATCATGCGTGTATCCTTTTTTgggctgaggaaaaaaaagatttctccaCTCCATCCAAGCTCGCATTCTCACCTTGACTCTTCTCCAGCAGAGATGCGATCACAGCTTCGTTCTCAATGGGATTCAACGAACACGTAGAATATACCATTCTCCCACCTTCCGCCAGCTGTTCAACACCACGGGTTGCAATTCTTAACTGCAATCTAACAGAACACTCTTGATTTAGCCAGGTATCATTCAGGAACCAGAAAGGTTTACCATCAAAGTTTTTGCAGGTAAAGCTATATTGCAGACACACAACTCTCCATGGACTAAACCAGCACTGACTAGGTTCCACAGCTGTCACAAGTACACAATTTAAAGTCAGTTTTAAACTAAGTCAGCTTAGTGCAGTCTATACTGCAGACACATTTACAATTACACCTGTTAAAACAGCAATTAGGTTAAACGTTAACACTGCATAACTTTCAACACAGCATGCAGTAATTTGTTCTTTCTAGTGTCCCATCAAGTTTATAGTAAAGTACTCAACACTAGACAAGTAACACCCCAAAACCTgacttttcttctcagaaatcTAGTTAAAATGAGGAGCAATCTGACTATTACAAATATTATGGACAATACAGCTTAGCTAACATTGGCCTTCTGAGAAAAGCTTCACTGAGACAAACCACCAGCTTATACCCCACCTGCAAACTCAcaactaaaataaaacctgtaattATGAGTTACCGAACGATAACAAGTCACCGCAGGTCAGCTGAGTTACAGTAACTGATGGCATTCCCAGCTTGTtacaaacacacagcaaaacGTTCTAAACTTTTTCATCTGTGTGTCATGAGCCTGCACTAGCCTAAACACTTATCTACCACCATGTAACATAAATCAGTCTtaagaaaccaaaaccatttATGTATGATCGCTAGTATTctaaagactttaaaatattactatCAATCTTACaagtttctgcattttccaaCAGTATTTTACCAGCTAAATGCTAGGAATCCCAACCAAAtgatttatttcctgttttattaGCTACCTTGCCTAAATTAATTCAATGAACATTCATACGTTAGATATTCATAACAATACAAGCAATTTAGATCCACTACTCGCTTCTGGAACACTACACTTTCTGAATAGCACACAAGCTCTTCATTTGAGAGAAAAGCAACACTTCTTAGAAGTCTCTGCTTTGTCACATATTAACATGTGAATGCATGCAGATGTTAGAGAtgtgggaaaaggaggagagagaaatgaaGAAGTGCAGATGTGTAACAAGCATTTTTACCCATGGAGCTGCAAACTGTTTTGTGTTGTCCACTTTTTCCATACATCAATGTTTTTCCTCATGGTTCCATCTCCACTGTAACAGATTGAACAGATTTCTATTATTTGTGGGTAAGACTCATTTCATATCCAAGTCATTCATAGCAGAAAATAAGTAACAGCCCCCCTCCCATATTAACTAGTTCTCCTATGCTGTACTGCTTGTTTCTACACTATCTTTGTACTTGAGTATCCCCAGTGTAAGTTCAAAACTTGAAGCCCTTCAGCTGACCAAATTTAAGTACCACTTGGAATGAAAAATGTTCATTCTAATTTAGTATCCCCTCACCTGAGACAGTTTAAGGCATTCACCTGTTTTGGAAGTTACTATAAATGATAACCAAGCAACACAAAAAGCGTAACTCAGCAACACTAAAATTCTAGCACTGCACTTAGTGCAATAAAATCTGTGTATTGAAGATTACATGCTAGATACCTGCAAGGGACGTCACATAAAATCCTGTCATAGAAGAGGacttcttttcttccatcaaCATCTATTTGTAGATTAGGAATACTGGAGGCATCATGATTTACCACCATGATGCACGGACTGTTTAATCTTTTAGCCTGATGAACCAGCAAATAGCAGCGCTTGTTGTCGACATCATTAGCAATTACAAAACCCTCTGGGAACATAAAATAGTGGGAAGATGCTTTACTATTCAACAGCTAAATAATTGTACATATTTTATTACCTTATCTTCAAAGCTTCGTAAACCTTTCACTACAGATTTCTACTTACAAGACTGCTTATGAATAGAGGACCCCTTAATGAATGTGAAATAACATAAAGTATGTCTAGGTTTAACTGATGTGTCAAATATAGTCTCAAGAGCACTAGCTTCCATACAGTAACAATAGAACACAACCAAGGGCCTTtcaacttttcaaaataaaacccttGTAACAGAAAAATCCTCCACTGCCACTGATCGCTGTACATCAGCAGATTTTCAGTAGAACGTAGAAAGAATCCACTCCCCCTAACTTGATACCTTCTATTTTCTGGAAGCATCTAACTGAAAGTAAAGATTTtgaagcttaaagaaaaaagataaatatcaCGACCATTTTAAGGCTACAGCAGATTAATCCAGTGTTGCAGGATACCACTAAAACAAAGGGCTCACGGGCCACCATCTACTAAGTAAACCTGATTTATATACAAAAATTAAGCTCTAATCACATCTACCACAGTCTGAACTGTGAAGATATAGAGATACacctatatacatatatataaattcaCGTCTCTCCTTCAAGCCGAGGAAGCCCACAAAATTGTAAGGAAAAGGTGGGGTACTTCCTATCTCATATCACTCAACCACTCTGGAAATTCAGTATGTAGTTAAATGTAGTTACTTATCTGAGATACTAAAAATAATCctcaagaaaaagcagaaattcaaaGTCATAGAAGtttttggtagtttttccaGACTTACTGGGAAAAGGAACATTCATGTCTGCGTGCAACATTTCAATGAGTTGTGCAGTCTTAGATCCAGGTGCAGCACACATATCTAGAATCTACAAAcaccagaaaattaaaaaaacccacctcctacctcatatttttttaactacttcagaaattttaaactaaatatGTTTGAATACACTTGCACAACTAGGATTATCCTGAACACTGATTTGTAAAAACATAAAAGTACAGTTTCGTTCTTTGTATGCTTTATCTCTGAAGGtctaaaatacaaaaaggacTTTTGTTTGTAGGGAACAAATacatcagctgaaaaaaatccgaaagaaaaatctgaatctAGATACAGGGATATGTCCTTGTATCAGCTCACAGGCAATTCCGACTGAAGTTAACTGGAACttcacatatacacacacacgtcAAGGGCAAAGTTACATTCAAAAGCAAGTAGTACTTTTCTTTATCTATCAATAAATTAATCAGAGGCTATCCAACACCGTTGATTAAATAGGTTTTATAAAAATGGACTGCTATCCCTCCCCacaccttttcattttaatgcaaaaaattGGGGTAGCATAAACTGCTTGTTGCTATATCCTGGAAGCAGCACTTGGAAGTCTTCGAAATCACCCTCAGGCAGAACAGAACAGCATAGACACCACCACCTGATTTCTAGCATAGTTCTCCCTCATGGTTCATCACGAACTTGGTTTGTGATCAAGAGTCACTTTCACAGCAAACCATCTGACAGCTAACACTGCTTTCTTAAGGAAGCTTAAAATCTTTCCTCTTGCCTATTTACAAACTTTTCAGAAACATATGACTAACTTCTGGACCTTTAGCTCCAGAAAAAGTTAGCTGAAGTCACGCAACAGGGTAAAAGATGGGGATGGATTGGCTCAGACCccagagaaatgcaaagagCATTTACTGAGAGCTTCAGAGAGCATGTGATAGGTGCTGCCACACAGCAGTGTTAATGCATCATGAAACACACTCAGTAATAACTGTGTCACATCTGCTGTTAAAAGTGACAGTTGTGATGATACCGGTTGCTACTTACTTTGTAGGTAATGCAAAAGATAATGAAGAATAAGCAAGCCTAAACATGCTCTAAACTTGCCCAGCAAACTAATGGTGAATGAAAACTAAACTGCGAAGGACAGATTAAAACCGCACACAACTACAGAAAGGTTTGACAGTCATCAAGTTTATCCTTGTGCAAGAATCATCATGTAAGACATCAAACATGTACAGAGAACATGCCAGTTAAGCACTAAAGCAACCTGCAATTCTGGTCAAAACCAGCAGCTCAGAAAATAAGGCACTAAAGACCATAAAAGGTCCTACATGACAACAGCCAAGGAACTGTTACAACAGCTATTCGCTATCTTGTCACAAGAGAGGATAAAGAACCTATTCTGGGTCTCACTTATAAGCAAATCCGTGAAATCTTACATGCATTTCTGCAAAGTGTTTGCTGAAATACAGTCACCAAAGTTAAACATTCAATGCAAAAAACCATACAGTTAGCTTAATATATGCAACATAAGGTGTGTACAAAAATATTCACACAACTTGTGTCTTACATTAAGTAGAACGCATTCACTACCCGTTCAACCCCAGATAAAACTCAAAACGTACATGTGACACATTAGTACTGAATATACCACCCAATTCATTGTTCATTCAAGAGAGATGAGAAGATCTTGCCTCATGTACAATAGCCATCAGCCCCATGTCATACATTGGGTTGGGGtgagaacagaagaaaacaaactgagaaGTTATGTATGCTAACTGATGTTAATTCAAAACCGAGTATGTACAAACAAGTCTTTAAAACATAGGTTAAAAGTTTGAAAAACTTTAAATTTCAAGATGCACAACATAGCTGCTTGAGATAGCAAGGTGCTTGTAACTAGCTCGTTAACTTAACAGATTAAGAGAGTAAGGCCATGTGACAGATTCATTCTGCAAACACGCACAGAACATGCAAACTTCACTAGGGTTAGAACAAGAAGCTTGCTACCATATTCCACAATTTGCCATTAGAAAATATCACAGACATTCCTCAGACACCTTGGTTAAAGTCAGCAACCTATTTAGCCAACACCAACAGCATGTTTCAGCTCACCCAAATTATTCTGCCTAACGTTTATAGAGCAGAAGTTTGCAACTTTTTCAAAAGGCATAGAGGGGTAAAAACTATCTGGTAGAGAACATTATCATTTGGATCTGGAAAACTACATCTGCTCACAGCGTGATGGATAGCAAGTAGTTAAAAGCAGTCATCTTACTTTAAAAGGAGGTTGAAACATGAATACATAACTTAAGATGCAACTAAATACATTCAGACTTTGAAACTATATGATTATGCAACTACTAACCTAAATGTTTTTTACAGGGTATTATATAGCTGAAAAAGCAGATGTTCCTCTGACAGCGTATTTGTGATCTGAACACTAGTTGACTGTTGTTTATGTACAGAAAGCATAAAACATACCAACACAATTGTGTATCAGCATTGATACTACTGTTGTAATTTACAGTTTAATTGAACTatcttctaggaaaaaaactaGTACGCAGTATATTCCAGAGTTACCTTATGATGAGGGTTAACGTTAAGCAGCAGAGGTGGGATCATACTAACAGCCTCTTGACGACTGATATTTcccttgaaaggaaaaaaaaaaccaaaacaacaaacccaaactttttTATATCACAGAAGAATGCATTACTTTTgcaataaattttttaaaactctatGTAGTAAAACAATAAAGCATTTTATCAAACACTATTATCATCTTAGgattaaattttattaacatttaacaaaaaaatcacagtattttaCCCAACTGAAATTTCTGATGATTGCATACTTACTCCAATTTTATTAATTCTATTGATATAGTTTCCACTCAACAGAAATGAGAAACTGGCTTCAACCAAGTGAGAAACATCCATCACTAAAGGTAACTCTCATTACATACGCACACACACTTTTACCAAATTGAAACATCTGTTTTCAAACACCAACTATTTTACAGGGACTCATTTTCAcattcccaaacaaaaaaaaaaaaatgcagtttgtttAGGATAAAAATTTGTAACTGCAGTTACATGCTGGAACCATGGGATAAATCACTGTCAACATCAACATAAAATCCAGATTCTCCTGAGCTACTCAACTTCTGAGAGAAAAGGTACAGTCTCAGTTTCTCATAATGCATTTGAATAAAACACCGCTCAggacaggagagaagaaaaaaagaaaaagaaagtaagatcTATCCAAAACTTACACATTCTGTCTCGCTAACCAGAAACTGATGAAACTTTTCCAGCTGTGGCGACTTGCGTAAGATTTTTCTACTCAAGTTGGTGTGCCAGGCTAACTCTTCTGGAtacctggggggaaaaaaagacgGAGAAAGGGCAGAAGTTGAAGACCCCAACCCCTCAGGCTCGACACCGGGGACACGCAGCGCGCCTTACTCCACGGCCAGCTCACCTACCAGCTCAGCGGCTGCGGCATTTCGACTTTCTGGCCATCCACCTCCAGGTCCTGCAGCTCTCTGAAGTACTTCTCCCTCAGGCAGTGCAGGATCTCCCTGGcgtggctgcagggcagagacGCGCACCAGGCGGCCGGCTGGGGACGCGCCTTTCCCCGCCAGCCGGCACCGGCCCGCCCCGGGACCCAGGGCAGCGGCGCGCcgggccccgcccgccccgccccgcggccctACCTCCGGTAGCCGGTGATGCGCAGCGTGGCGGGCAGCGGCTCCCTCAGCGCCGCCATGAAGGCGTCCCACTCGCCGGCGGGCACGATGCCCAGCTCCCGGTAGTACCGCTCGAACAGCTCGTTCTCCTTCACGATCTCGGGGTAGCCACCGGCCCAGCCCTGAAACACGCCGCCGCCGTCAGCCCGGCGGCCCTGCCGCGCAccgccccgccccaccccgCCCCGGCTCTCACCGCTTggtccccgccgccgccgccccgctcctgccgctgctgctgctgccgcctgcGGTCGCGCGCCCGGCGGCCCATGGCGACCAGGAAGCGGCCGAGCACCCTCGTCGCAGCGGCCCCCTCCGTCCTTCCCGGCCTGCAGCACCGCGGAACCTAGGCTGCGGCGCCGCGTGCTCCCGGCGCCGCGCGCATGCGCGGGCCCGCCCCCGGCGCTCTTTCCGGGCGGCAGCACGtcgcgccgccgccgccccggcgggACTTCCGCTCTCAGGCGCCCCTCCCGCACGCAGCGGCCCCACCAACCGCCGGccgggggcgggagggggcggtgTAGGCCACGCCCACCCCCGCGCCGATTGGTTCGCGGTGCCGGTGGGCGTGGCTCCCGCCGGCCGGTGAATGGAAGCACCGCGGCGCGGGCGAGCTCGTGCAGGTGGCGGGGGATGGGGGCCGGCAACGCGTGCGAGTTCTGGCGGCGGGTGTCGGGCCCGGAGGAGCAGCGGCTGCTGGAGCTCCTCTCCTACGGGCTGGTGGCCCTGGGCGCCGCCTCCGCCGTGCTGCTCTGCTTCATCCCCATGCCCTACGGCCGGTACTCCTCGCGGCGCTTCGGCTGGCtgctgcccgcccgccccgcctgggcgctgcaggagctgccctccctcctcGTCCCCCTGGGGCTGGCCGCCTGCGGCGGGGCGGTCGCCGCCGCCTGGCCCAAccgcctgctgctgggctgcttcGCCGTGCACTACGCACACAGGTGCGGCCCTtcggccggggcgggggccgcccTCGGGTGCTCCTGCTCGGGCCCgcccggggggtggggggtggcggggggcgggcgAAGCGCGGGTCGGGGTCCGTCTTGATGGACGCGCCCGGCTACTGCTTTCTGGCTGCAGGAACTGAAATTCCGATGCAAACTAATGTTTTTTAAGGAATGCAATAACCGGTGGAGCCTTTTGTGCCCCTTGAGTCAGGGAGCTCCGTGCCGGTGCTTGCGGCGCTGCTGCGGTGACTGTCGGCCGTGTCACAGGCGGGGGGGCACGGGGCGCGCTCCCGGCGGGGTGCACCGTCCTGCCCCGTTGCTGCAGCTCTTGGCGGTGGCCTCCCTTTAAGCAATGACTTGACCAGGTAGTTTTAAAGGACACCGTGTCCCAATATGGGGAGTTCAGCGCTGGATGCAGATATAGTTTTAATATGATAGGAAGTGGTGATGCTAAAGGGTCAAAAAGCGACGTCGCTATGAATGCTTGGCCACCACAAGCCGGTTATCCCcgtgattttatgattctgtcCTGTGATTACCTCTGTTATCTCCATGGTTCtataattcttattttaaagttGTGAAACAGTAGATATTTTCCTTCCAATGATGTTTTTTCAACGCAGGGCTTGTTTCGtgagttggactcaatgatctttgTGGGTCCGTTCCAGTTCAGGATGTTCACTAAAATACTAGTGAAGCTTAAGCAGAGTGTCCCGCGTTGCCCTGTAGTCAATGGTATTTCGTAAAACTACTTGGGAGAAGGCGTTTAGCTGCAGCTCAGATACGGTTTTGCTGTTGCCTTCAGGTCTCTGGCAATACTCCACAGGTATTTTGCCACCATACTAATACAGCAGAGGGAGATTTGTCTGGCTAATTTTAAGCGGGGTGTGTGGCAGGTGATACGGTTGTCTTTCAGTGTTTGTTGCAAGAGGCTGTTGCTTTTGACCGTGAATATTCCACGTCCTCACAGCCAAGAGAGACGCAACATATGGCTGGCCTGGTGGCTGACAGGCTTTGCCAAACTCAGGAGTGTGTCTTTACTCCCTCTTTTTCCACTCTTGAGAGTAAAGAGATCAGCTTTGGTGATTAACTCATCTTTGATGTCTGGGCAAAAGCTAGAAATGTGAGGTGAAGGTTTGtacagaaagcagagctgtaCTGCGGttccttttttccagctgcttatTGCTGTTGCCAGACTGAGCGACTGTTCTGAAGGTGAATGCAGACTGGAAGTAGACCTCTCTTATCCAATTCTGTTTACTGTAATGTAGCGGGCTTTAAATAATCATGTTAATGAATTTATCACTCTTTCTTGAAAGCTGTTAcggttttgtttcctttggaaaggCTCCTCTAAAGCAGTAGTCCTCGGTTAGCTGGAAAATACATGGAAGAATGCTCAGGCTTCAGTAGTCCTGTGCCTGTATTGTTATAGATTGTAATAAAATCAATAGGTGATTGGGAGTTGGCTAGTTACACCAGAAAGACCATAAAAACCTTcacctgtttttcttgtttggagCTTGTTTATTTACTCATGTAATCCCCTGGGAAAAGTGATTGAGATTCCTTTCCCAGATGGTATGGCAGTTGTAGATTTATCGCATCTTGCACAGGTGTCATAGGGAAGACCAAGATTATCAAGACAAAgcaattaatgtttttaagtgACTTTTAAGGCAAGGAGGAAACTGAGCTCAATTAGGTTAATTTCAAGGGGACTGACTTTCCTCCTGGAAGTGCTGGTGCATTTGGAGTAGAGATTGCGAGAGCTGGCTCATACCAGAAACCCTGGTGATACTACTGAGGGTTTAGGaacaaaggaagacaaaaatataCTGTGCTTAACCTCAGCTGCCTTTGCTACTCTGGTCAAAGTAATTGCCTTGGATATGAAGTTCAAAACTTGTGTCATAGGGGAGAGAGGACTGATCTTGTCATTCTGATGAGGCAGCAAAATCAACATTTAGGTGTTAAAGCAAGCATAACCTTTGAACTGGGATCAAAAACTCCACTGACAATTTGGTGAGCAGGATAATTTGGAATACGGATTACAGTTTAGGACATCAAAagtatcttttctgtttgttaatgcaacaattttttcttttcttatttgctaTAGGGCACTCATATTTCCTCTTCTGATTCGGGAAGGAAAACCAACACCGTTTTTCACTTTTGTGCTAGCgcttctgttctgtgtttaCAATGGATACTTGCAAGGCCGCAGCTTGAGCAACTACGCAAAATACCCTTCAGGCTGGTTAAAAGATCCATGTTTCATCACAGGTGAGTTAAAACATGTTATGAGAACATTAGGTgtaattttcctttgtcttcacagctttttattttttactgtaatcTTATGGTCTCTTCAATCCTATTTTATAGCTTTTGCCATCATTAATTATCTTGTTTGCTGTAGCTGTAAGccttttaaccttttttttattttagaactgTGAACTCACACTTCCCACAATGTCAGTGCTGGATGAGCTGACTATCATCTTTATTCATTAACACCAAAGTAAATATGGgtcatgcattttttttttgggggtatAGGAGCTTAAAGCCTGTCCTGGTTacagctgggatagagttaatttccttcttagTAGTtaatacagtgctgtgttttggctctgatgtgagaacaagttgataggacactgatgctttcagttgttgctgggtgatgtttatactaaatcaaggacttttcagttccttgggccctgccagcgagagggatggaggggacacagccaggacaggtgacccaagctagccaaagggatattccatgtcatatgacatcatgctgagtatataaactgggggaagaagaaggaagaggagaacatttggcattatggcgtttgtctgcccaagtaactgttacgcgtggtggagccctgctgtcctggggatggccgaacacctgcctgcccatgggaagtgatgaatgaattccttgctttgctttgcatgtgtgtgaggcttttgctttactgatTAAATCGTTCTTATCTcgacccatgagttttacatTACTTTCAGATTCTCAagtgtggggcttggttgctggctggggttaaaccatgagGCTTTAAATGGAACCAGCCGCATACCGGTTTAGAACAAAGCAGGTTATCCACATTACATGTAGATTAAATGGAAATCCCTTGTTTCTTGATGTCATATGTACTGCAGGTTTGTATGCGGTCAAACAGAAGTGAACAAATTAATGGAGTAAAAATCCAGTAAGGGTAGCTGCTAAATACCAAGATAACACTTCTGGTGCCAAAAGTCTTTGATGTTGGGATATTTACATGTGCGTGCACACAGACACCAACCCACCCACCCTTGTGATAGGACTGGGCTTTGTCCAAGAACAAAACTGCCCTACAAGGAAGGGCATGGAGGGATTGAACATTCACCTCTATTGGGAAGTGAGGTTACATTTATACTTGAAACCATGCTTATGGATTAAAAAGCTAAGATTAAGTGACAAATTATTGTCTTTGCtctattcttttgttttgtaggCATCTACTTCTGCCTACTGTCAAAAACATAGTATCCTTTCCCAAGGAAATCTTTACTGAAAGATCACTTTGATCTGAAGACAAACCAGAATGTTTGGCCTTGTCAGTCAAAGGTATAATACTGAGCTGTGTAGATCCCTGATCTGAACCAATGTCggggtttaaccccagctggcaactgagcactatgcagctgcttgcttgcttcgCTCCAatgggatgagggagagaattggaaaagTGAgaactcatgggctgagataaagacggtttagtaggtaaagcaaaagccgtccacgcaagcaaagcaaggaattcattcaccgcttcccatgggcaggcaggtgctcggccatccccaggacagcagagctcCAACATGTGTAGCAGCTGGgcagacaaacgccatcactctgaacattcccccaccccttccttcttctctcggctttatatgctgagcacgGTGtcgtggtatggaatatcccttcggtcagttgggctcagctgtcccaactgtgtcccctcccagcttcttgtcccccctgccccagcctgcttgctggtgggtgaggagcagaaaaggctttggctctgtgtgagcacagctcagcagtAACGAAAACATCTCTGCATTATCCGTGGTATTTTCATCACAAGTCCTATacacagccccatactagctactatgaagacAATTacctctatcccagccaaacccagcacacC from Falco biarmicus isolate bFalBia1 chromosome 3, bFalBia1.pri, whole genome shotgun sequence carries:
- the SRD5A1 gene encoding 3-oxo-5-alpha-steroid 4-dehydrogenase 1, whose protein sequence is MGAGNACEFWRRVSGPEEQRLLELLSYGLVALGAASAVLLCFIPMPYGRYSSRRFGWLLPARPAWALQELPSLLVPLGLAACGGAVAAAWPNRLLLGCFAVHYAHRALIFPLLIREGKPTPFFTFVLALLFCVYNGYLQGRSLSNYAKYPSGWLKDPCFITGFIGWLMGMAINIHSDHILRNLRKPGETGYKIPRGGMFEYVSGANFFGEILEWFGFALACCTIESLAFALCTLFILGSRAKQHHQWYLEKFEDYPKGRKIVIPFVY